In Collimonas arenae, a single genomic region encodes these proteins:
- a CDS encoding FHA domain-containing protein, producing MTYELRILSGLHRGATLPLDDQPLTIGCSESADVVLVDPGMADHHATLSRSDAGWLLSADGGLLYSAVGEQAQKVLDLTPGECVCLGHVWLAVAAEGDAWQQAPLGRGLARFDPAELEQPLASTVEPQADAAPVSEPPPATMRAAKRGGIRKMLYASIGMLTVLCAAAAYAISARPPAIVTPKQADIGKELGRKSAFPDNIEREPLKAAAELTPEQLRKAFRRRLSSADLLSRFDLALGDDAWDMRADLDDEEAARFERVLAGFIKENHISFPVRARVVGAENMLPFTIRQVISGANASVVTADGERLYVGDASHGMKVVSIQDNHLVFSGKRKVEVRW from the coding sequence ATGACGTACGAACTGCGAATTCTGAGCGGCCTTCATCGGGGCGCGACACTGCCGCTGGATGACCAGCCGCTGACGATCGGCTGCAGTGAAAGCGCCGATGTGGTGCTGGTCGATCCTGGCATGGCCGATCATCATGCGACTTTGAGCCGGTCCGATGCCGGCTGGCTGTTGTCTGCCGACGGCGGCCTGTTGTATTCGGCCGTCGGCGAACAGGCGCAGAAAGTGCTGGATTTGACGCCAGGCGAATGCGTGTGCCTGGGGCATGTCTGGCTGGCGGTGGCGGCGGAGGGCGACGCTTGGCAGCAGGCGCCGCTCGGCAGAGGGTTGGCGCGCTTCGATCCCGCGGAGCTGGAACAGCCGCTGGCGTCGACCGTGGAGCCGCAGGCAGACGCGGCGCCGGTGAGCGAACCGCCGCCAGCCACCATGCGCGCCGCCAAGCGTGGCGGCATCCGCAAGATGTTGTACGCATCCATCGGCATGCTGACTGTGCTGTGCGCCGCAGCGGCCTACGCCATCAGCGCCAGGCCGCCAGCCATCGTCACGCCGAAACAGGCCGATATCGGCAAGGAGCTGGGGCGCAAATCCGCGTTTCCCGATAACATCGAGCGCGAGCCGCTCAAGGCCGCGGCCGAGCTGACGCCGGAGCAGTTGCGCAAGGCGTTCCGGCGTCGCTTGAGCAGCGCCGACCTGCTCAGCCGTTTCGACCTGGCCTTGGGCGATGACGCCTGGGATATGCGGGCCGATCTGGACGATGAAGAAGCGGCGCGCTTCGAGCGGGTGCTGGCTGGATTCATCAAGGAAAATCACATCAGCTTCCCGGTGCGGGCACGGGTGGTGGGTGCCGAAAACATGCTGCCGTTCACGATCCGCCAGGTCATCTCTGGCGCCAACGCCAGCGTGGTGACGGCGGATGGCGAACGTCTGTATGTGGGCGACGCGTCGCATGGGATGAAGGTGGTCTCGATTCAGGACAATCACCTGGTGTTTTCCGGCAAGCGTAAGGTCGAGGTGCGCTGGTGA